In Choloepus didactylus isolate mChoDid1 chromosome 6, mChoDid1.pri, whole genome shotgun sequence, one DNA window encodes the following:
- the LOC119537646 gene encoding LOW QUALITY PROTEIN: olfactory receptor 10T2-like (The sequence of the model RefSeq protein was modified relative to this genomic sequence to represent the inferred CDS: inserted 1 base in 1 codon) encodes MGNHTTVSTFFLWGFSSVPDLQGLLFVVIFFYHVTILTANVSVMVAIRLRHNLHSPMYFFLCGLAFSETCTRMVIIPHTLVDLLSDSKMISLPECATQMFFFFGLAANNCFIMTAMSYDRYTASHNPLHYSMLMTTKICFQLMMASWVVGILVSLCIVIIVFSLSFCDSNIIQHVFCDISPVVSLAXDSTSLHELVIFVFSAFVLVGSFILIMISYVFIVTIVVKMSSAKGRYKAFSTCSSHLTVVSIHYGFASFVYLRPKNIGSFHEDMLMAVTYTMLTPLLNPIVYSLRNKEMKLALSKVLGYANRFISQMANKKAMNI; translated from the exons ATGGGCAATCATACAACAGTGAGCACATTCTTTCTGTGGGGATTTTCCAGTGTCCCAGACCTGCAAGGTCTCCTCTTTGTGGTGATTTTTTTCTACCATGTGACCATCCTGACTGCAAATGTGTCCGTAATGGTGGCCATCAGGCTCCGTCACAACCTTCActcccccatgtactttttcctctgtGGCTTGGCCTTTTCAGAAACCTGTACCAGGATGGTAATCATCCCCCACACGCTGGTGGACTTGCTGTCAGACAGCAAGATGATTTCTCTCCCTGAGTGTGCAAcacagatgtttttcttttttggcttagcAGCCAACAACTGCTTCATCATGACTGCTATGTCCTATGACCGTTACACTGCCAGCCACAACCCACTGCACTATTCCATGCTGATGACCACAAAGATCTGCTTTCAGCTGATGATGGCCTCTTGGGTGGTTGGGATTTTGGTCTCCCTGTGCATTGTCATCATAGTATTCAGCTTGTCATTTTGTGACTCCAATATCATCCAGCATGTCTTCTGTGACATCTCTCCTGTGGTCTCTCTTG TGGATTCTACTTCCCTTCATGAGCTAGTTATTTTTGTGTTCTCTGCTTTTGTGCTGGTGGGCAGCTTTATTTTAATCATGATTTCCTATGTCTTCATTGTAACTATAGTTGTGAAGATGTCCTCTGCAAAGGGGAGGTATAAAGCCTTCTCAACTTGTTCCTCCCATCTCACGGTGGTGTCCATACACTATGGATTtgcttcatttgtttatttgaggCCAAAGAACATTGGCTCATTCCATGAAGATATGCTAATGGCTGTGACATATACAATGCTGACACCTCTGCTTAACCCCATAGTTTATAGtctaagaaacaaagaaatgaagctAGCTCTAAGCAAAGTACTAGGATATGCAAATAGGTTTATTTCTCAGATGGCAAATAAAAAAGCCATGAACATTtag